The following proteins come from a genomic window of Acidimicrobiia bacterium:
- the folE gene encoding GTP cyclohydrolase I FolE: MTDEDEGSDPAVARKRIEAAVREILEAIGEDPDRDGLRRTPQRIANMFIDEIFTGLHDDPSRHLTITFEAEHDEMVMVRDITVHSMCEHHLVPFAGRAHVAYIPGEDGRITGLSKIARLIDGFAKRPQLQERLTTQIADALVDVLKPTGVLVMIEAEHFCMSMRGVHKPGSLTVTSAVRGLFKTNAATRAEAMSLITHPGNRL; encoded by the coding sequence GTGACCGACGAAGACGAGGGGAGTGACCCGGCTGTAGCGAGGAAGCGAATCGAGGCGGCTGTTCGCGAGATCCTCGAAGCGATCGGCGAGGATCCCGACCGCGACGGGTTGCGGCGAACTCCACAGCGGATAGCCAACATGTTCATCGACGAGATCTTCACCGGTCTCCATGACGATCCCTCGCGTCACCTGACAATAACGTTCGAGGCCGAGCACGACGAGATGGTGATGGTGCGCGACATCACTGTGCATTCAATGTGTGAGCATCACCTCGTACCATTCGCGGGGAGGGCGCACGTCGCGTACATCCCCGGCGAAGACGGCCGGATCACGGGGCTGTCGAAGATTGCGCGACTCATCGACGGCTTCGCGAAGCGGCCACAACTTCAAGAGCGGCTGACCACGCAGATCGCCGACGCGCTCGTCGACGTGCTGAAGCCAACCGGCGTGCTCGTCATGATCGAGGCCGAGCACTTCTGCATGTCGATGCGCGGCGTGCACAAGCCGGGCTCGTTGACGGTTACCTCCGCGGTTCGTGGTCTCTTCAAGACGAATGCGGCCACGCGCGCCGAGGCGATGAGCCTCATCACTCATCCGGGGAACCGCCTCTGA
- the hpt gene encoding hypoxanthine phosphoribosyltransferase, whose product MEEGEDVGRIIVGEVELRDRVAELGKDITSDYVGRPPLLVGVLKGAFVFMSDLSRAIDLPVEFDFMAVSSYGSATRSSGVVRIMKDLDLDLTDRHVLIVEDIVDSGLTLAYLRKNLAARNPASLEVCALLVKDGLQRVELDLKYVGFRIPPVFVVGYGLDVGERYRNLSFIAEYAGAAPA is encoded by the coding sequence GTGGAGGAGGGCGAGGACGTCGGCCGGATCATCGTCGGCGAGGTCGAGCTGAGAGATCGCGTCGCCGAGCTCGGCAAGGACATCACGTCCGACTACGTGGGTCGGCCGCCGCTGCTCGTGGGTGTTCTCAAGGGCGCGTTCGTGTTCATGAGCGATCTGTCACGCGCGATCGACCTGCCGGTCGAGTTCGACTTCATGGCGGTGTCGTCGTACGGATCGGCGACGCGATCGAGCGGCGTCGTGCGAATCATGAAGGACCTCGATCTCGATCTCACCGACCGACACGTGCTGATCGTAGAGGACATCGTCGACTCCGGCCTCACGCTCGCATACCTCCGCAAGAACCTCGCCGCGCGCAATCCCGCATCGCTCGAGGTGTGCGCGCTCCTTGTGAAGGACGGTCTGCAACGCGTCGAGCTCGACCTGAAGTACGTAGGGTTCCGCATTCCGCCGGTGTTCGTCGTCGGCTACGGCCTCGACGTCGGCGAGCGCTACCGCAACCTGTCCTTCATCGCCGAGTACGCCGGAGCTGCACCCGCGTGA